One bacterium genomic region harbors:
- a CDS encoding divalent-cation tolerance protein CutA: protein MTAPVAAPEAALYLVFSTVPAREEGERIAEALVSEGLAACVQLLPGLLSVYRWQGALERSAELLLVAKTLRPADCLARLAALHPYQVPEGIAVAASAVLPDYLRWALDSAKEAQDSATRTQRGKSD from the coding sequence ATGACGGCACCCGTCGCCGCGCCTGAGGCGGCCCTCTACCTGGTCTTCAGCACGGTCCCTGCGCGGGAGGAGGGCGAGCGCATCGCCGAGGCGCTTGTCAGCGAAGGCCTCGCCGCCTGCGTGCAGCTCCTGCCCGGGCTCCTGAGCGTCTACCGCTGGCAGGGCGCGCTCGAGCGCAGCGCGGAGTTGCTCCTCGTCGCCAAGACCCTGCGGCCCGCCGACTGCCTGGCGCGCCTCGCGGCCCTCCATCCCTACCAGGTGCCGGAGGGGATCGCGGTGGCCGCGAGCGCCGTGCTGCCGGACTACCTGCGCTGGGCGCTCGACTCGGCGAAGGAGGCCCAGGACTCCGCAACGCGAACCCAGCGCGGAAAAAGCGACTGA
- a CDS encoding 2-oxoglutarate dehydrogenase E1 component, whose product MSKHPDRQPATGAANLPFLEALYVAYRRDPASVDPDWRAHFAALDAEYGLQPFSLGPRFARRVLFAASEGPAALGAEAAAAIALQSRVEQLIRAYRVRGHLIGRFDPLGLPRPAHPELEPAYYGLGEEHLDLRFAAGSLGGEAGGQLRLGEILDRLRETYCRSLGVQYMHIDDVVSKEWLRERLETSRSRVSLTPLEQMRILIKLTDAVLFEEFVQKKYLGAKRFSLEGGESLIPLLDLAITQAGEQGVEQIVIGMAHRGRLNVLANIIGMSMRQIFRLFEDLDPEAHLGRDDVKYHVGHTGRWITSSGRQVRISLCFNPSHLEFVDPIALGRLRARQDRYGDTQRRRGLGILIHGDAAFAGQGIVQETLNLSELAGYRTGGTLHVIVNNQIGFSTEPREARSNTYASSVAKLLQVPIFMVNGEDPEAVAQAVRLALDFRREFQRDAVIDMYCYRKYGHNEGDEPAFTQPLMVRAIAGRPSVREGYLEHLLRLGGTNRAMADGIAAARRRLLEREHGEARSPALKPQARPRGAAWERYLGGADEDAPEVPTGLPAQQLGELLRAQTRLPEGFHAHPKVLRLLEQRAAMAAGERPLDWAAAESLALASLAVAGHPVRLSGQDSVRGTFSQRHAGLVDQVTGVPYYPLQNLARDQAPVELLNSPLSEAGVLGFEYGYALDYPAALVLWEAQFGDFANGAQVIIDQFVSSAEDKWGRLNGLTLLLPHGFEGQGPEHSSGRLERFLSLCAEDNLQVVQPSTPAQYFHVLRRQVLRPWRKPLVVMTPKSLLRLPACSSPLAELTRGGFKRVIPDVLPAERPVRRVLLCAGKVYYDLAAARAERGHDDVAILRLEQLYPLRDEALQRALLPYPLRTPVYWVQEEPENMGAWQHLLARFGTTLWGAHPFEGISREASASPATGFASSHRLEQERLLEAAFARN is encoded by the coding sequence ATGTCCAAGCATCCGGACCGACAGCCCGCCACCGGCGCCGCGAACCTGCCCTTTCTCGAAGCGCTCTACGTCGCCTACCGCCGCGATCCTGCCAGCGTCGATCCCGACTGGCGGGCGCACTTCGCCGCGCTCGACGCCGAGTACGGCCTGCAGCCCTTCAGCCTCGGGCCCCGCTTCGCGCGGCGCGTCCTCTTCGCCGCGAGCGAAGGGCCGGCGGCGCTCGGGGCCGAGGCCGCCGCGGCCATCGCCCTGCAGAGCCGGGTCGAGCAGCTCATCCGCGCCTATCGCGTGCGCGGCCACCTGATCGGCCGCTTCGATCCGCTCGGCTTGCCGCGCCCGGCCCACCCGGAGCTCGAGCCCGCCTACTACGGGCTGGGCGAGGAGCACCTGGACCTGCGCTTCGCCGCCGGCAGCCTGGGCGGCGAGGCGGGCGGTCAGCTCCGCCTCGGCGAGATCCTCGATCGCCTGCGCGAGACCTACTGCCGCTCCCTCGGCGTGCAGTACATGCACATCGACGATGTCGTCTCGAAGGAGTGGCTGCGCGAGCGCCTGGAGACGAGCCGGAGCCGCGTGTCCCTCACCCCGCTCGAGCAGATGCGCATCCTGATCAAGCTCACCGACGCCGTGCTCTTCGAGGAGTTCGTGCAGAAGAAGTACCTCGGCGCCAAGCGCTTCAGCCTGGAAGGCGGCGAGAGCCTGATCCCCCTGCTCGACCTGGCGATCACGCAGGCCGGCGAACAGGGCGTGGAGCAGATCGTCATCGGCATGGCCCACCGCGGCCGGCTCAACGTGCTCGCCAACATCATCGGCATGAGCATGCGCCAGATCTTCCGCCTCTTCGAGGACCTCGATCCCGAGGCGCATCTCGGACGCGACGACGTGAAGTACCACGTCGGCCACACGGGGCGCTGGATCACCAGCAGCGGGCGCCAGGTGCGCATCTCGCTCTGCTTCAACCCGAGCCACCTGGAGTTCGTCGACCCCATCGCGCTCGGCCGCCTGCGCGCGCGGCAGGACCGCTACGGCGACACCCAGCGGCGGCGAGGGCTGGGGATCCTCATCCACGGGGACGCCGCCTTCGCCGGGCAGGGCATCGTGCAGGAGACGCTGAACCTGAGCGAGCTCGCCGGCTATCGGACGGGCGGCACCCTGCACGTCATCGTCAACAACCAGATCGGCTTCTCGACCGAGCCCCGGGAGGCGCGCTCGAACACCTACGCCTCCAGCGTGGCCAAGCTGCTCCAGGTGCCGATCTTCATGGTGAACGGCGAGGACCCGGAAGCCGTGGCCCAGGCCGTGCGCCTCGCGCTCGACTTCAGGCGCGAGTTCCAGCGCGACGCCGTCATCGACATGTACTGCTACCGCAAGTACGGTCACAACGAGGGCGACGAGCCGGCCTTCACGCAGCCGCTGATGGTCAGGGCGATCGCCGGCCGCCCCAGCGTGCGCGAGGGCTACCTGGAGCACCTGCTGCGGCTCGGCGGCACGAACCGGGCGATGGCCGACGGCATCGCCGCCGCCCGCCGCCGCCTGCTCGAGCGCGAGCACGGCGAGGCGCGCAGCCCCGCGCTGAAGCCGCAGGCTCGCCCGCGCGGCGCCGCCTGGGAGCGCTACCTCGGCGGCGCCGACGAGGACGCGCCCGAGGTGCCCACCGGCCTGCCCGCCCAGCAGCTCGGCGAGCTGCTGCGGGCGCAGACCCGCTTGCCCGAGGGCTTCCACGCCCATCCCAAGGTGCTGCGCCTGCTCGAACAGCGCGCGGCGATGGCCGCCGGCGAGCGGCCTCTCGACTGGGCGGCGGCCGAGAGCCTGGCCCTCGCCAGCCTCGCCGTCGCCGGCCACCCGGTTCGCCTCAGCGGCCAGGACAGCGTGCGCGGTACCTTCAGCCAGCGCCATGCGGGGCTCGTCGACCAGGTGACGGGCGTCCCCTACTACCCGCTCCAGAACCTCGCGCGGGATCAGGCCCCGGTGGAGCTGCTCAACAGCCCGCTCTCGGAGGCCGGCGTGCTCGGCTTCGAGTACGGCTACGCGCTGGACTACCCGGCCGCGCTCGTGCTCTGGGAGGCCCAGTTCGGCGACTTCGCGAACGGGGCGCAGGTGATCATCGACCAGTTCGTCTCCAGCGCCGAGGACAAATGGGGCCGCCTCAACGGGCTCACCCTGCTGCTGCCGCACGGCTTCGAGGGGCAGGGACCCGAGCACTCGAGCGGGCGGCTGGAGCGCTTCCTGAGTCTCTGCGCGGAGGACAACCTGCAGGTCGTCCAGCCGAGCACGCCGGCCCAGTACTTCCACGTCCTGAGGCGGCAGGTGCTCCGGCCCTGGCGCAAGCCCCTCGTCGTGATGACGCCCAAGAGCCTGCTCCGCCTGCCGGCCTGCAGCTCCCCCCTGGCCGAGCTGACCAGGGGCGGCTTCAAGCGCGTGATCCCCGACGTCCTGCCGGCGGAGCGCCCCGTGCGGCGCGTGTTGCTCTGCGCGGGCAAGGTCTATTACGATCTCGCCGCCGCGCGGGCGGAGCGCGGGCACGACGACGTGGCCATCCTGCGGCTGGAGCAGCTCTATCCGCTGCGCGACGAGGCGCTGCAGCGGGCGCTGCTGCCCTACCCGCTTAGGACGCCCGTCTACTGGGTGCAGGAGGAGCCGGAGAACATGGGCGCCTGGCAACACCTCCTCGCCCGCTTCGGAACGACCCTCTGGGGTGCGCACCCCTTCGAGGGCATCTCGCGCGAGGCCTCGGCCAGCCCGGCCACCGGTTTCGCGAGCAGCCATCGCCTCGAGCAGGAGCGCCTGCTCGAGGCGGCCTTTGCCCGGAACTGA